One stretch of Pseudomonas fragi DNA includes these proteins:
- a CDS encoding CpaF family protein, which produces MSNEQLFGSGLYKDGRADHDGLKLVLHRYIIDAIEETGKNLLEGSRVSLAQFVTERVAEYVSRLHLAISRYEMERLAEEIVDELTGFGPLEVLLRDPAVTEILVNGPHRVFVEREGRLSQSDLRFIDDHHVERVMQRILAPLGRRLDESSPMVDARLPDGSRVNAIIPPIALDGPCLSIRKFRKDMLQSSDLVAMQTIDQAIYEFFQEAVGKRCNILISGGTGTGKTTLLNILSQLINPHERLVTIEDVAELQLGHPHVVRLETRPPNAEGHGEVKSSDLIRNALRMRPDRIILGEIRGVEVLDVLTAMNTGHDGSMSTVHANTAQDALLRLETLVGLTGRTVAEKTLRQMICAALDVIIQLTRMPDGRRCVSEVLEVVGVRDDVYVTNTLFRLDKRTGFGFMREALNPASDKLRRDPVLNAHG; this is translated from the coding sequence ATGAGCAATGAACAGCTGTTTGGCTCAGGCCTGTATAAAGACGGCCGGGCGGACCATGACGGCCTTAAACTGGTGCTGCACCGCTATATCATCGATGCCATTGAAGAAACCGGGAAAAACCTGCTGGAAGGCTCCCGTGTGTCTTTGGCCCAGTTTGTTACCGAGCGGGTAGCCGAGTATGTGTCGCGTCTGCACCTGGCCATTTCCCGTTATGAAATGGAGCGGCTGGCCGAAGAGATCGTCGACGAGCTGACCGGTTTCGGCCCCCTCGAAGTGCTGCTGCGCGACCCGGCCGTGACTGAAATCCTGGTCAACGGCCCCCATCGGGTGTTTGTCGAGCGCGAGGGGCGGCTCAGCCAGAGCGATCTGCGTTTTATCGATGACCATCATGTGGAACGGGTGATGCAGCGCATTCTGGCGCCTCTGGGGCGGCGTCTGGACGAGTCCTCGCCGATGGTCGATGCACGCCTGCCCGATGGCAGCCGGGTCAACGCGATCATTCCGCCCATTGCCCTGGATGGCCCGTGCCTGTCGATCCGGAAATTTCGCAAGGACATGCTGCAAAGCAGCGACCTGGTGGCCATGCAGACCATCGACCAGGCGATCTATGAGTTCTTTCAGGAGGCGGTGGGCAAGCGCTGCAATATCCTGATCAGCGGTGGTACCGGTACCGGTAAAACCACGCTGCTCAATATCCTCAGCCAGCTGATCAACCCCCATGAACGCCTGGTCACCATCGAGGACGTAGCCGAATTGCAGTTGGGCCATCCCCATGTGGTGCGCCTCGAAACCCGCCCGCCCAATGCCGAAGGGCATGGCGAGGTGAAATCCAGCGACCTGATCCGCAACGCCCTGCGGATGCGCCCGGACCGCATCATCCTCGGCGAGATCCGTGGTGTGGAAGTGCTCGATGTGTTGACCGCGATGAACACTGGTCACGATGGCTCCATGAGTACCGTGCACGCCAACACCGCACAGGACGCCCTGCTGCGACTGGAGACCCTGGTGGGCTTGACCGGGCGCACGGTGGCGGAAAAAACCCTGCGCCAGATGATCTGCGCCGCACTGGACGTGATTATCCAGCTGACGCGCATGCCCGATGGTCGCCGTTGCGTCAGTGAGGTGCTGGAAGTGGTGGGGGTGCGTGACGATGTGTACGTGACCAACACCCTGTTCCGTCTCGACAAGCGCACCGGCTTTGGTTTTATGCGCGAAGCCTTGAACCCGGCAAGCGACAAGTTGCGTCGTGATCCCGTCCTGAACGCCCACGGCTGA
- a CDS encoding type II secretion system F family protein — protein sequence MAFLICVVLLLGAMALLINNVVQDRVSQQRVMQRLEGDKTGPGKLTLWMRAVGNSKFGQRSVSMDSETQTLLNRIGWRTASQRSLFAAFQIGTPIAFAGLVFLGHELFFPRSGNLLVVLLFSLALGYLIPKRLLAYAAKRRQQEVAIEVSTFIPLLRILFESGMAVEQALRVLSQEARHLLPVLTGELRVVLARVDSGLELNQELSKTASLLDVDEFNDTCVILQQLIQQGGGAMKSLQALKELLDDRRLTRMEEYISKMSAKMSVVMMVFLFPALMIVLAGPSFVAISRAFLS from the coding sequence ATGGCCTTTTTGATTTGTGTGGTGTTGCTGCTGGGCGCCATGGCGCTGCTGATCAATAACGTGGTCCAGGACCGCGTGAGCCAGCAACGGGTCATGCAGCGCCTGGAAGGTGACAAGACCGGCCCCGGCAAGCTCACCTTGTGGATGCGGGCGGTGGGCAACAGCAAGTTTGGCCAGCGCTCGGTGTCGATGGACAGCGAGACCCAGACCCTGCTCAACCGCATCGGCTGGCGTACCGCCAGTCAGCGCTCGCTGTTTGCCGCCTTTCAGATCGGCACGCCGATAGCCTTTGCCGGGTTGGTGTTTCTGGGCCATGAGCTGTTTTTCCCGCGTTCGGGCAATCTGCTGGTGGTGTTGCTGTTCTCCCTGGCTTTGGGCTATCTGATCCCCAAGCGATTGTTGGCCTATGCTGCAAAAAGGCGCCAGCAGGAAGTGGCGATCGAAGTTTCAACCTTTATCCCGTTGCTGCGTATTCTGTTTGAGTCGGGCATGGCAGTCGAACAGGCGTTGCGGGTATTGAGCCAGGAAGCGCGGCACTTGCTGCCGGTGCTGACCGGTGAGTTGCGTGTGGTTCTGGCCCGGGTCGACTCGGGGCTGGAGTTGAACCAGGAACTGAGCAAAACCGCGAGTCTGCTGGATGTGGACGAGTTCAATGACACCTGCGTGATTCTGCAGCAATTGATTCAGCAGGGTGGTGGCGCGATGAAGTCATTGCAGGCACTCAAGGAGCTGCTGGATGACCGTCGTTTGACCCGCATGGAGGAGTACATCTCCAAAATGTCCGCCAAAATGTCGGTAGTGATGATGGTGTTTCTGTTCCCCGCTTTGATGATCGTCTTGGCCGGGCCGAGTTTTGTCGCTATCTCGCGAGCCTTTCTCTCTTGA
- a CDS encoding type II secretion system F family protein gives MNPALLLFTISFLMFALSLNLVYRALTDPTTGRVLERLGEGQPQLAEKHQGLAWLDRAFLQAGLGRPSERLGVWLSLWAAAVIVAGLIGGWVFLLALLVLPPVLLKLFVSWRYHRRVRRMVEQLPLLLDHCVRSLKAGRTLADAVLTAIEASSDPLKSSISRVSRNVQMGVSLPEAVNDFAELYERDEFRMFALGLKVNHRYGGNASELLENLIVLIREREQGARKLRAMTGETRMTALVLGSLPVFVVGFFMVTNPSYMLKMWQDGGGQHMLLTAMAMQIVGSVALWRMVRSV, from the coding sequence ATGAACCCGGCCTTACTGCTTTTTACCATCAGTTTCCTGATGTTCGCCTTGTCGTTGAACCTGGTGTATCGCGCCCTGACCGACCCGACCACGGGCCGTGTTCTGGAGCGTCTGGGTGAAGGCCAGCCGCAATTGGCGGAGAAACACCAGGGGCTGGCCTGGCTCGACCGGGCCTTTTTGCAGGCCGGGTTGGGGCGTCCTTCAGAACGGCTGGGGGTGTGGCTGTCGCTATGGGCCGCAGCGGTGATTGTGGCGGGCCTGATCGGAGGCTGGGTGTTCTTGCTCGCGTTGCTGGTGCTGCCGCCGGTGCTGCTCAAGCTGTTTGTCAGCTGGCGTTACCATCGCCGGGTTCGGCGCATGGTTGAGCAACTGCCGTTGTTGCTCGATCACTGTGTGCGCAGCCTCAAGGCCGGGCGCACCCTGGCCGATGCGGTGCTGACCGCCATCGAGGCGTCCAGTGACCCGCTCAAGAGCAGCATCAGCCGGGTGTCGCGCAACGTGCAGATGGGGGTGAGCCTGCCCGAAGCCGTGAACGATTTTGCCGAGCTCTATGAACGCGATGAATTTCGCATGTTTGCCCTGGGGCTGAAGGTCAACCACCGTTATGGCGGCAACGCCAGTGAGTTGCTGGAGAACCTGATCGTATTGATTCGCGAGCGCGAACAGGGCGCCCGCAAGCTGCGGGCCATGACGGGTGAAACGCGGATGACGGCGCTGGTATTGGGCTCGTTGCCAGTTTTTGTGGTGGGATTCTTTATGGTCACCAACCCCAGCTACATGCTCAAGATGTGGCAGGACGGCGGCGGGCAGCACATGCTCCTGACGGCAATGGCCATGCAGATAGTCGGCAGTGTGGCGCTGTGGCGCATGGTACGGAGCGTATGA
- a CDS encoding tetratricopeptide repeat protein — MKAVIVVCGLLMLGGCATGGQSNPPWMAMGGSCTKLSGDQELSLNLADDMAKEGKLHASLANLQNLPQGSAQVQLRKARIYRQLGRDEAGPLYQGLLGSCLAAEGEHGLGQLAAGHGDNALAITHLERAAQMAPTDAKIRNDLGVVYLNQRRVDEARFEFLTALELKQDESPAALNLVTLLIYQDQWKQAAELVTRAGLTPEQVSDAQYRAQALKAQAKVASNQVAVVK; from the coding sequence ATGAAAGCTGTCATCGTCGTGTGTGGGCTGCTGATGCTGGGCGGCTGTGCGACAGGAGGTCAGAGTAATCCGCCGTGGATGGCCATGGGCGGCAGTTGTACCAAGTTGAGTGGTGACCAGGAGCTGTCACTGAACCTGGCCGATGACATGGCCAAGGAAGGCAAGCTGCACGCCAGCCTGGCCAACCTGCAAAACCTGCCTCAGGGCTCGGCGCAGGTTCAGCTGCGCAAGGCGCGGATCTATCGCCAGTTGGGTCGCGATGAAGCCGGGCCGCTGTACCAGGGGTTGCTGGGCTCGTGCCTGGCAGCCGAAGGCGAGCATGGTCTGGGCCAGCTGGCAGCGGGGCATGGCGATAATGCCCTGGCGATCACCCATCTGGAGCGTGCGGCACAAATGGCGCCCACCGATGCCAAGATCCGCAATGACCTGGGCGTGGTGTATCTCAATCAACGGCGGGTTGATGAGGCGCGGTTCGAGTTTTTGACCGCGCTGGAGCTCAAGCAGGATGAATCGCCGGCGGCATTGAATCTGGTGACCCTGCTGATTTATCAGGACCAGTGGAAGCAGGCCGCAGAACTGGTAACCCGCGCGGGCCTGACCCCCGAACAGGTGAGTGATGCCCAGTACCGGGCACAAGCTTTGAAAGCTCAAGCCAAGGTCGCCAGCAATCAGGTGGCTGTCGTCAAATAA
- a CDS encoding DUF3613 domain-containing protein: MTLSIRVGVLLALLPLGALAIEPGPTPKNQQQTENWLQLQVSGSVQSPIRQTASPAERELSLQRWLDSYKHEIPEYYGQKEGGKASQE, translated from the coding sequence ATGACTTTATCTATTCGTGTGGGGGTGCTGCTGGCCCTGCTGCCGTTGGGTGCGCTGGCTATCGAGCCTGGGCCTACACCCAAAAACCAGCAACAAACCGAGAACTGGTTGCAGTTACAGGTGAGCGGCAGCGTCCAGTCGCCCATCCGCCAGACGGCCAGTCCGGCGGAGCGTGAACTCAGCCTGCAGCGTTGGCTGGACAGCTATAAACACGAGATTCCGGAGTACTACGGGCAGAAAGAGGGTGGTAAAGCCAGTCAGGAATAA
- a CDS encoding TadE/TadG family type IV pilus assembly protein — protein MKTRLGKKQKGAAAIEFALVFVIFFAVLYGVVSYSLPLLLVQSFNNATAEAVRRSMAVDPTAANYGGLVETLAKNVLNEKLSWVPTAVKGSLVPAATYNATTKVLTASVTLPATALTSIMPVLKLGIITVPNLPTSLKAESSAQLVP, from the coding sequence ATGAAAACAAGACTTGGCAAAAAGCAGAAGGGCGCTGCAGCGATTGAGTTCGCACTGGTGTTCGTGATTTTTTTCGCAGTGCTTTACGGCGTGGTCAGCTACAGCCTGCCGCTGTTGCTGGTGCAGTCATTCAATAATGCAACGGCCGAAGCGGTGCGTCGCAGCATGGCGGTGGACCCGACGGCGGCCAACTATGGCGGGCTGGTGGAGACATTGGCCAAGAACGTACTGAACGAGAAACTGAGCTGGGTGCCGACGGCAGTCAAGGGCAGTCTGGTCCCGGCGGCTACCTACAACGCGACAACCAAGGTGCTGACCGCCAGCGTCACGCTGCCAGCCACGGCGTTGACCTCCATCATGCCGGTGCTCAAATTGGGAATCATCACAGTGCCTAACCTGCCGACAAGTTTGAAAGCCGAATCGAGTGCTCAACTTGTCCCCTAG
- a CDS encoding protein TadZ encodes MSQSLSQTFLALTRNNTDLEWLQGALAPLGQVVGAGTSSLDELLALVDVTFAGLIFVGLDRDKVVNQCALIEGALEAKPMLAIVALGDGMDNQLVLNAMRAGARDFVAYGSRSSEVAGLVRRLSKRLPPVAPNAQLGGLSVLFSAQCNADGALLASHLGLVVQKSEQKTLFLDLGVPRGDGLAVLGLESSFFFGDALRHLRRLDSTLIDSAFTKTASGLRVLAHSDSDEPLEQTSAAELYMLLSALRQHFQHIVVNLTGQPDSEALRTFATHCDSLLWYTDQSVLDCRRNLDVLSRWRAKGMKFEHTGLLIDRYMSGVAPNADALGKSFGLPVMATLPPSPELRINAKNQATTLFDLAPREALSQALKKLGERLVLRSQVPEQAASKSGAWLNLNRLWGAK; translated from the coding sequence ATGAGCCAAAGCCTAAGCCAGACATTTCTCGCGCTGACGCGCAACAACACCGATCTTGAGTGGCTGCAGGGAGCATTAGCGCCGTTGGGTCAAGTGGTGGGTGCAGGCACAAGTAGCCTGGATGAACTGCTGGCCCTGGTTGATGTGACGTTTGCTGGCCTGATATTTGTGGGCCTGGATCGGGACAAGGTGGTTAACCAGTGCGCGCTGATCGAAGGCGCGCTGGAAGCCAAGCCCATGCTGGCCATCGTTGCCCTGGGCGACGGTATGGATAACCAGCTGGTGCTCAATGCCATGCGCGCCGGGGCGAGGGATTTTGTCGCCTACGGTTCGCGTTCCAGCGAGGTGGCCGGGCTGGTCCGGCGCCTGAGCAAGCGCCTGCCACCCGTGGCACCCAACGCCCAGTTGGGTGGCTTGAGCGTGTTGTTCAGTGCGCAATGCAATGCCGATGGTGCATTGCTGGCCAGCCACTTGGGGCTGGTAGTGCAAAAGAGTGAACAAAAAACCCTGTTTCTGGACCTGGGCGTACCCCGTGGCGATGGCCTGGCGGTGCTGGGCCTGGAAAGCTCGTTCTTTTTTGGTGATGCCCTGCGCCATTTGCGGCGCCTGGACAGCACCTTGATTGACAGCGCCTTTACCAAGACCGCCAGTGGTTTGCGGGTATTGGCCCATAGCGACAGTGACGAGCCACTGGAGCAAACCAGTGCTGCCGAGCTGTATATGTTGCTCAGCGCCTTGCGCCAGCACTTCCAGCATATTGTCGTTAACCTCACGGGGCAGCCTGACAGTGAAGCGCTGCGCACCTTTGCCACCCATTGCGACAGCCTGTTGTGGTACACCGACCAAAGCGTGCTCGATTGCCGCCGCAACCTCGACGTGCTCAGCCGCTGGCGGGCCAAGGGCATGAAGTTCGAGCATACGGGCTTGCTGATCGATCGCTACATGAGTGGCGTTGCGCCCAATGCCGATGCCCTGGGTAAAAGCTTTGGCCTGCCAGTGATGGCGACACTGCCGCCCAGCCCTGAATTGCGCATCAATGCCAAGAACCAGGCCACCACCCTGTTTGACCTGGCCCCCCGCGAAGCCCTGAGCCAGGCCCTGAAAAAACTCGGCGAGCGGCTGGTCCTGCGTTCGCAAGTCCCTGAACAAGCGGCTTCCAAGTCAGGTGCCTGGCTAAACCTGAACCGCCTGTGGGGGGCCAAATGA
- a CDS encoding prepilin peptidase, with amino-acid sequence MIQLAVVLLWFVACSIQDLLQRHISNVLTVGGAALALLYLLWAGHTWLGASAAEGGWALLVALALTLPGYALNKLGAGDVKLLMALALATDRPTILGTVIGAGICSGIWWFFASKILPSINQRVKTLPFAKDVPMSKKLPFAPFLFAGFTLTMALLR; translated from the coding sequence GTGATCCAGTTAGCGGTTGTGTTGCTGTGGTTTGTTGCGTGCTCCATTCAAGACCTGCTCCAACGCCATATTTCCAACGTGCTGACAGTGGGTGGCGCAGCGCTGGCGCTGTTGTATCTGCTGTGGGCCGGTCACACCTGGCTCGGTGCAAGCGCAGCCGAAGGTGGCTGGGCGCTGCTGGTCGCGCTGGCACTGACACTGCCCGGTTACGCCCTGAACAAGCTTGGCGCCGGCGACGTAAAGCTGTTGATGGCCCTGGCGCTGGCAACCGATCGTCCGACAATTCTGGGGACCGTTATCGGTGCTGGCATCTGTAGTGGCATCTGGTGGTTTTTCGCGTCAAAAATACTGCCGTCAATAAATCAAAGAGTTAAGACGCTCCCATTTGCCAAAGACGTCCCAATGTCAAAAAAGCTTCCCTTTGCGCCCTTCCTTTTCGCGGGGTTTACCCTGACAATGGCTCTGCTTCGCTAG
- a CDS encoding response regulator transcription factor — protein sequence MNTSNPLIKVLVVDDQPLIVEELCEFLESSGYRCVPCNTTREAIDAFVADSEIGLVLCDLHMPDKNGIELTQHLQKLAGKQRAFETILLTGRADKQDVIKALRIGIADYYQKPVDLNELLEGIQRQEAILRERHKSDQLGHLNQKLQYLAESIDDLYQDMESARRPPQAATHPLNNQESGEGPWQQIPTIFKQLSPRQLDVAKLVSKGQTNYQIACDLGITENTVKLYVSQVLRLPHMNNRTQLALALSPNATAHRQTAH from the coding sequence GTGAACACGTCCAACCCCCTAATAAAAGTGCTCGTGGTCGACGATCAACCATTGATTGTCGAAGAACTGTGCGAATTTCTAGAAAGCAGCGGTTACCGTTGCGTGCCTTGCAATACAACCCGTGAAGCCATCGATGCTTTCGTTGCCGATTCAGAAATCGGTCTGGTGCTGTGCGACCTGCACATGCCCGACAAGAACGGCATCGAACTGACCCAGCACCTGCAAAAACTGGCGGGCAAGCAGCGCGCCTTTGAAACCATCCTGCTGACCGGTCGTGCCGACAAACAGGATGTGATCAAGGCCCTGCGTATCGGTATCGCCGACTACTATCAAAAGCCGGTCGACCTCAATGAGCTGCTTGAGGGCATCCAGCGTCAGGAAGCCATTTTGCGTGAACGCCACAAAAGCGATCAGCTGGGCCACCTGAACCAGAAACTGCAGTACCTGGCCGAATCCATCGATGACCTGTATCAGGACATGGAATCCGCCCGCCGCCCTCCGCAAGCCGCCACCCACCCCTTGAACAATCAGGAATCAGGTGAAGGCCCCTGGCAACAGATCCCGACGATTTTCAAACAGCTGTCGCCACGCCAGCTGGACGTGGCCAAGCTGGTGAGCAAGGGCCAGACCAACTACCAGATTGCCTGCGACCTGGGCATCACCGAAAACACGGTCAAGCTCTATGTATCGCAAGTACTGCGCCTGCCCCATATGAACAACCGCACCCAGCTGGCTCTGGCGCTGTCGCCAAACGCCACCGCCCATCGGCAAACTGCGCATTAA